The region TTGAGATCGGCGACGCCGCGGATGTCGAGAATGGGAAAGGAGGCCATCGCTTTGAGATAGGCGCCCGAAATGTTGCCACATCCGATGATGCCGATACCGACTCTTTCCATGAATTCCTCCATCTGATCGTGATTGTGACACCCGTCAGAGTGCCGGCCCGGTGGTGCTCCAGGGCGATTCGTAGAGTTCGTAGAGCGCCACCGCAGCGGCACCCTGCGCCCAGAAATCGTCGCTCGAATCGTCGAAGACGAGTTCGCTCACCCCCTTCAGTGAGGGCGGAATGGCGAGCGCATAGGCGTCGCGCAGGCTGTTCAGGAATGGCTCGCCGAGCGCCAGGCTCGACCCGACAAGGATGACCCGCGGCGGCGCAAATAGCGTGACGATATTGGCAATGGTCAATCCCACCGCTTCGCCGGCGCGGATGGCGGCGCCGATCAGCCGGTCGTCATCGGCCTTGATCAGGGCCTGGGCATGCGTCATGCCGCGCCCGAGCCGGATGGCTTCGGCAAAACGCCCATCGGCCTGCTGTTCGCCGAGGATGGCGCTTTCGCCGGCCTGGCTGAACAGCCGCACCACGCCGCTCGGCCCCATGCCGAGCACCAGGTCACCGAGATTGTGGCTGAGACCGCCGGCGCCGCGAAACAGGCGGTTGCCGTGTAGCACCCCGAGCCCCAGCGTCTGCTCCAATGAAATCAACACCATATCCTCGAGATCGCGCGCTTTGCCGAACCAGTGGTGGCCGAGCGTGATGGCATGCGCATCGCTTTCGACGATGGTCGGCGTCGACAACCGCGTCGACATCTCGGCGGCGAAATTGACATTGGTGTCCCGGAAGATCGGGCTGCTTCTGATGTAGCCGGTGCGGTGCTCGATGACGCCGGGAAAGCCGAGGCAGACGCTGTCGACATCCTCAAGCGACAGCCCGGCATCGACGACGCAGCGCCGCACGCCATCCTCGACCAGATCGGCGATGACGCCGATCGGCTGCCGGTCGAGGCGGATCGGCAAAGCGAGTTTCGACAGCACGTCGCCGCGGAAATTGGTGACGACGAAGACCATCCGGTTGGCGGCGATCTTGCCGCCGACGACGCGGGCGGCATCAGGATTGAGCTCCAGCGCCACGCGCGGCCTGCCGCGCACCGCCTCGTTGCGGATATCGCCTTCGTGGCGCGGCAGGATCAGCCCGTCGTCGAGCAGCGAGGCGGTGATGGCGGAAACCGTGGTGGTGGAGAGTTCGGTGCGTTCGCTGATCTCGATGCGCGAGATCGGACCGTGGCGCCGGATGGTATCGAGCACGTTCAAGCGATTGATCGCGCGCATCAATTCTGGATCTGCGGTCTTCATGAAAAACTAGCCGGCATCGTTCGTTGGGCGGAACCCAATATTTTTAACGGGTTACGAAATAAATAGCAGGCAATCCCGTGAGGCTGTCAAGCGCATTTGGTAAAAATAGCGGTAATTGGGTTGACATCCGGCAAAAGCTCCGTTGAATTAATCCGCATTGGGGAAAAATTGTGAGGATAGGTCCCCGGGAGGAAAATCATGAATTTTATGCTGAAGAACGCCGCTTTCGGCGGCAGGCGCATCGTATCCATGGCCGCGGCAGCCGGCATGTTGCTGGCGGGAGCGGGTGCCGCCTCCGCGACGACGGTGGTCAAATGGCTGCATCTCGAGCTCGACCCGAAAAACGTCGCGGCCTGGGAAGACATCGTCAAGAAATACGAAGCCCAGCATCCCGACGTCGACATCCAGATGCAGTTCCTCGAAAACGAGGCCTTCAAGGCCAAGCTTCCCACTCTGCTGCAATCCGACGACGTGCCGGATTTCTTTTTCAGCTGGGGCGGCGGCGTGTTGAAGCAGCAGTCCGAGACCGGCGCGCTGCAGGATGTGACGGCAGCCCTTGATGCCGATGGCGGCAAGCTGCGCAAGGCCTATACCCCGGCCTCGGTCGACGGCTTGACCTTCGAGGGCAAGACCTGGGCTATTCCCTACAAGGTCGGCCTAGTCAGCTTTTTCTACAACAAGGCGCTGTTTGCCAAGGCTGACGTCAAGGCCGAGGACATCAAGACCTGGACTGATTTCCTCGCGGCGGTGAAGAAGATCAAGGCGGCCGGCATCGTGCCGATTGCCGGCGGTGGCGGCGAGAAATGGCCGATCCATTTCTACTGGAGCTATCTCGTCATGCGCGAAGGCGGCCAGAAGGTCTTCGACGCCGCCAAGAACGGCGAGGGTGAAGGCTTCCTCGATCCCGCCATCATCAAAGCCGGCGACGATCTTGCCGAACTCGGCAAGCTCGAGCCTTTCCAGCCCGGCTATCTCGGCGCCACCTGGCCGCAGACGCTCGGCGTCTTCGGTGACGGCAAGGCTGCGATGATCCTCGGCTTTGAAGCGACCGAGGCCAACCAGCGCAAGAATGCCGGCGACGGCAAGGGGCTTTCCTCAGACAATATCGGCCGTTTCGTCTTCCCGACGGTCGAGGGCGGCGCCGGCAAGCCGACCGATACGCTCGGCGGCCTGAACGGCTGGGCCGTCACCAAGAAGGCCTCCAAGGAGGCGCTGGATTTCCTCGCCTTCCTCACCAACGCCGAGAACGAGCGGGCGATGGCCAAATCAGGCATGCTTCTGCCCGTGGCCGTCGGGGCCGATGATGGCGTCGTCAACCCGCTGCTGGCCGAATCGGCGAAACAGCTTGCCGGTTCGACCTGGCATCAGAACTTCTTCGACCAGGATCTCGGTGCGGCCGTCGGCCGTGTCGTCAACGACGTCTCGGTGGAAATCGTCTCCGGCCAGATGAACTCCAACGATGGCGCCCAGATGATCCAGGACGCTTTCGAGCTGGAACAATAACCAGCGCCCGCAGAGCCTTCCCGGCGCTCCCGATCAAGCGGAGCGCCGGCATTGCTGCCGACGAACGAAAGCAGGACCAATGGCCAATATTTCAGTCCCCTCGATAACGACTGCCGCAAGGCCGGCACGCAGAGCCGCAAACAGCAGGAGTTCGGTCGCCCACGACCGGCTGGCGGTGCTCTTGCTCTTTCTGCCGCCGGCGCTGCTGCTCTTCACGCTTTTCGTCATCATGCCGATGGGCGAGGCGGCCTGGTACAGCCTCTACAAATGGAATGGCTACGGCACGCCGACCGAGTTCATCGCGCTCCGCAATTTCCAGGTGCTGTTCCGCAACGCGGCCTTCACCCAGGCGCTGGTCAATAATGGCCTGATCATCGTCATCTCGATCTGCATCCAGGTGCCGCTCGCCATCTGGCTTGCCACGATGCTCGCCCACCGCATCCCGGGCGTCGTCGGCTACCGGCTGATCTTCTTCCTGCCCTATGTGCTGGCCGATGTTGCCGCCGGCCTGATCTGGCGCTTCGTCTATGACGGCGATTACGGGCTGTTTGCCGCCGTTTCCAACTTCTTCGGCTTCGCCAATCCCTATGTGCTTGCCGACAAGGATGTGGCGATCTACGCCGTGCTCGGCGTCATCGTCTGGAAATATTTCGGCTTTCACATGATGCTGTTCATCGCCGGGCTGCAATCGGTCGACAAGAGCGTGCTTGAGGCGGCCGAAATCGACGGCGCCACCGGCTGGCAGAAATTCCGCTATGTCACGCTGCCGCTGCTCGGTTCGACCTTGCGTCTGTCCATCTTCTTCGCCGTCGTCGGTTCGCTGCAGCTCTTCGACATGATCATGCCGCTCACCGGCGGCGGCCCGTCCAACTCCACCCAGACAATGGTCACCTTTCTCTACACCTATGGCGTCATGCGCATGCAGGTGGGTCTCGGCAGCGCCGTCGGCGTCGTGCTCTTCATCATCTGCGTGACGCTCGCCTTCGGTTACAAAAGGATCTTCATGCGCCATGACTGATATGAGCTCTTCCATCCGCATGCGCGCCTCGACCCGCATCTACCTCTACGTGTCGCTGACCCTGATTGCCGCCATCGTGCTGATCCCGCTGCTGACGACGGCGCTCGGCGGCTTCAAGACGCTGGGCGACCTGCGCACCAATCCCTTCGGCCTGCCGACGGAATGGCAGTGGGCGAATTATACCGACATCCTGTTCGGCGAGCGTTACTGGCTGCAGATAGGCAATTCGCTGATCATTGCAGCGCTCACCGTGCTGCTGACGCTGATCGTCTCGTCGATGGCGGCCTTCGCCTTTGCCCATGTGCGCTTCTTCGGTTCGTCCTTCCTGCTCAATTATTTCCTGCTCGGGCTGATGTTTCCGGCAGCGACCGCGATCCTGCCGCTGTTCATCCGCATCCGCGATCTCGGCTTGTTGAATACCTATTGGGGCGTGGTGCTGCCGCAGGTGGCCTTCGGCCTCGGCATGAGCATCCTGTTGTTCCGGAACTATTTCCGCAACCTTCCGGAAGAATTGTTTCAGGCGGCCTTCGTCGATGGCTGCGGCTATCTCCGGTTCTTCTGGCATATCTCGCTGCCGCTCTCCCGGCCGATCGTCGCCACCGTCAGCATCATCTCCTTCGTCGGCAGCTGGAACAGCTACATCCTGCCGCTGATCATGCTGAACTCGGAATCGAAATATCCCTGGCCGCTCGGCATCATGGTCTATCGCGGCGAATACGGCACGGAATGGCAATTGGTGCTGGCCTTCATCACCCTGACCATCCTGCCGACTATCATCGTCTTCTTCGTCGCCCAGCGGCACATCATCGCCGGCCTGACCGCCGGCGCCGTCAAGTCCTGAGCCGAACTATTGGAGCTGCAATCATGGCATCCGTTTCACTGCACGATGTAACCAAGGCCTATGGCGCCGTCGACGTCATCCACGGCATTTCGCTTCATATCGAGGATGGCGAATTCGTCGCCCTGGTCGGCCCGTCCGGCTGTGGAAAATCGACGCTGTTGCGGATGATCGCCGGCCTTGAGGAGATCACCGATGGCGAGATCGCCATCGGCGGCAATATCGTCAACGCCATGACACCGCGCGAGCGCAACATCGCGATGGTCTTCCAGTCCTACGCGCTCTATCCGCATATGACGGTCGCTGAAAACATGGGCTTCAACCTGAAGCTCGCCGGCGTCGCCAAACCCCAGATCGAGGCCCGCGTTGCCGAGGCCGCCCGCATGCTCGATCTTGCCGCGCTGCTCGACCGCAAGCCGGCCCAGCTTTCCGGCGGCCAGCGCCAGCGCGTCGCCATGGGCCGCGCCGTCGTCCGCAACCCGGCCGTTTTCCTGTTCGATGAGCCGCTCTCCAACCTCGATGCGAAGCTGCGCGTGCAGATGCGCTCGGAGATCAAGACGCTGCACCAGAAGGTGAAGACGACCTCGATCTATGTCACCCATGACCAGATCGAAGCAATGACGCTCGCCGACCGCATCGTCGTGCTCAATCAGGGCAGGGTGGAGCAGTCGGGCACGCCGCTCGAACTTTACAAGAAGCCGGCCAACCTCTTCGTCGCCGCCTTCATCGGCTCGCCGGCGATGAACATGCTCGACGGCACGGTGGAGGGTCAAAACGGCGCGCCCGCCGCCCGCCTCGAAGATGGCACGGCGATCCGTATCGCGCCCGACCGCCGGGTCAGGCCCGGCCAGGCCGTCACCATCGGCCTGCGCCCCGAACATCTTATTCCCGGCCTGTCGGCCGGCACGCCGCTTGCCGGCCGCACCATGCTGGTGGAACCCACAGGCGCCCAGACCCATGTGGTCTTCGACCTCGCCGGCCAGCAAGTCACCGCCATCGTCGATGGCGAATACCCCGCCCGCTACGGCACGGTGTTCGAGGCAAGCATTGCCAGCGACCAGGTCCACGTCTTCGACCGCGGCAGCGGGGTGGCTCTGTAGGCGGCCGACGCTGGACGCGTCGCGAGCAATGGTCTATAGCCTATACCATGAGTAGGCTTCAGAACAAATCGGTCCTGATCACCGGCGGCGCCAATGGCGCGGGCGCGGCGAGCGCAAAGCTGTTTGCCGAAGAGGGTGCCCGCGTCATGATCGCCGACCGGGATGCAAAAGCGGCAGGGGCGCTCGTGGCCGCATTGCAGGCCCGCAATCTCGACGTCCGTTTCGTTCATGCCGATATTTCACGGCCGGAAGAGGCTGAAGCTGCCTATCGGGCGGCCCATGAGGCTTTCGGCCGCGTCGATATCCTCTTCAATCATGCCGGCATCATCATCGTTAAACCGTTCCTGGAGTGCACGCTCGAGGAATGGGACGAGTTGATGGACAACAACGCCAAATCCGCATTCCTGATGACCCGGCTGGTGCTGCCGGAAATGCTGGAGCGCGGCAAGGGCGTGTTGATCTTCACCTCGACAACAGGCGTGCGTGCGGCGACGCATCTGGAGGCTCTCTATTGTGCCTCGAAATCGGCGATGCATCAGATGGCGCGCGCCCTGGCGGTGGAATATCGCGATCAGGGGATCAGGGCCAACCTGATCTGCCCGAGTTTCGTGCGGACCCATCATGGCGAGCATGAGATCGAACAATTGCGCAGCTATGGTGTCTTTGCGTCGGAAAACGATGTCAACGCCATGCAGGGGCGCATCTGCGAGCCGGAAGAGGTGGCGGAAGTCGCGCTCTTCCTTGCTTCCGACGCGTCCAGTTTCGTCAACGGCGCCGAGATCTTCGTCGACAATACATTCACGGCGGTGTGAATCGTGCTTTGGGGATTGAGACAAGTCGAACCGCAGGCGGCGCACGGCCTCGCCGTCGATCTGTTGCAGCGCCAGATCCATTCCGGGCTGCTGCTGCCGGCCGAGCGGCTGCCCGCCGAGCGCCAACTGTCCGACCGCTTCGGCATCAGCCGCGTGACGCTGAGAGAAGCGCTGCGGGTGCTGGAAACCAATCAATATATTACGGTTCGGCGCGGCGCCCAGGGCGGCGCCTTCGTGACCGACGAGGAGCGGCTGAGTCAGCTCGCGCGCCGCCGGATGACCCGGGCGCCGGCGACGACGATGCGCGTGGTCGAATTCCTGACCGTCAACCAGCTGGCGGCCGCCCGTCTGGCAGCGGTTCGGCGCGGTACCGCCGACCTCAAGCGCATGCGCCAGGCGATGGATATGATGACATCGGCGGAGAACGGGCCGCAGCGCAAACAGTCCGAAGCCCTGTTCTTCCTTGCCGTCGGCGACGCAGCGCAGAACCCTCTGCTGTCGCGCGCCATCGAAGACGGGCTGGCCGAGCTGTTTCTGCCCTTCGAAAAGGCGGGCTCCGAAGCGACCGCGTCCACGGCATTGAAATCCTTCGAGCATTTGTTTCAAGCGCTCGGCAGCGAGGACATCGCCTCCTCAGAGGCTGCAATGACGGATCTGCACGCCCAGCTCTGGGATACCGTCCGCCGATTGACCCGAAACGCCGCCTGATCTTTTCAGGGCGGCATGCCGAAAACTGCGCACGGTCTTCGGACGACGTCATGCTCTAACTCGTTCATACGGAATAGGATTTGGATTTCAGGTCGAACCGGCCTGAATTCATCCTGTTTCCCGTATTCAAAATGCGCTTGACAACTGCCTTCGGATTTAATGGTATTAACCTCATACCATTGATCCATTGTGGGAGGCATCATGAACGTCGCGGCGAACATGTCGAAGGAGCTGGTGGTGAACGGGCGACTGCGGGGGCGCACGGCCATCATCACCGGCGGCGCAAACGGGATCGGGCGGGCCGCCGCGCGCATGTTCGCGGCCGCCGGCGCCAGAGTGGCGATCCTCGACATCCAGGTGGAGGCCGGCCGCAGCGCTGTCGCCGAAATCGAAAAG is a window of Rhizobium sp. N324 DNA encoding:
- a CDS encoding ROK family transcriptional regulator — protein: MKTADPELMRAINRLNVLDTIRRHGPISRIEISERTELSTTTVSAITASLLDDGLILPRHEGDIRNEAVRGRPRVALELNPDAARVVGGKIAANRMVFVVTNFRGDVLSKLALPIRLDRQPIGVIADLVEDGVRRCVVDAGLSLEDVDSVCLGFPGVIEHRTGYIRSSPIFRDTNVNFAAEMSTRLSTPTIVESDAHAITLGHHWFGKARDLEDMVLISLEQTLGLGVLHGNRLFRGAGGLSHNLGDLVLGMGPSGVVRLFSQAGESAILGEQQADGRFAEAIRLGRGMTHAQALIKADDDRLIGAAIRAGEAVGLTIANIVTLFAPPRVILVGSSLALGEPFLNSLRDAYALAIPPSLKGVSELVFDDSSDDFWAQGAAAVALYELYESPWSTTGPAL
- a CDS encoding ABC transporter ATP-binding protein, with protein sequence MASVSLHDVTKAYGAVDVIHGISLHIEDGEFVALVGPSGCGKSTLLRMIAGLEEITDGEIAIGGNIVNAMTPRERNIAMVFQSYALYPHMTVAENMGFNLKLAGVAKPQIEARVAEAARMLDLAALLDRKPAQLSGGQRQRVAMGRAVVRNPAVFLFDEPLSNLDAKLRVQMRSEIKTLHQKVKTTSIYVTHDQIEAMTLADRIVVLNQGRVEQSGTPLELYKKPANLFVAAFIGSPAMNMLDGTVEGQNGAPAARLEDGTAIRIAPDRRVRPGQAVTIGLRPEHLIPGLSAGTPLAGRTMLVEPTGAQTHVVFDLAGQQVTAIVDGEYPARYGTVFEASIASDQVHVFDRGSGVAL
- a CDS encoding FadR/GntR family transcriptional regulator translates to MRQVEPQAAHGLAVDLLQRQIHSGLLLPAERLPAERQLSDRFGISRVTLREALRVLETNQYITVRRGAQGGAFVTDEERLSQLARRRMTRAPATTMRVVEFLTVNQLAAARLAAVRRGTADLKRMRQAMDMMTSAENGPQRKQSEALFFLAVGDAAQNPLLSRAIEDGLAELFLPFEKAGSEATASTALKSFEHLFQALGSEDIASSEAAMTDLHAQLWDTVRRLTRNAA
- a CDS encoding ABC transporter substrate-binding protein, with product MNFMLKNAAFGGRRIVSMAAAAGMLLAGAGAASATTVVKWLHLELDPKNVAAWEDIVKKYEAQHPDVDIQMQFLENEAFKAKLPTLLQSDDVPDFFFSWGGGVLKQQSETGALQDVTAALDADGGKLRKAYTPASVDGLTFEGKTWAIPYKVGLVSFFYNKALFAKADVKAEDIKTWTDFLAAVKKIKAAGIVPIAGGGGEKWPIHFYWSYLVMREGGQKVFDAAKNGEGEGFLDPAIIKAGDDLAELGKLEPFQPGYLGATWPQTLGVFGDGKAAMILGFEATEANQRKNAGDGKGLSSDNIGRFVFPTVEGGAGKPTDTLGGLNGWAVTKKASKEALDFLAFLTNAENERAMAKSGMLLPVAVGADDGVVNPLLAESAKQLAGSTWHQNFFDQDLGAAVGRVVNDVSVEIVSGQMNSNDGAQMIQDAFELEQ
- a CDS encoding SDR family NAD(P)-dependent oxidoreductase — translated: MSRLQNKSVLITGGANGAGAASAKLFAEEGARVMIADRDAKAAGALVAALQARNLDVRFVHADISRPEEAEAAYRAAHEAFGRVDILFNHAGIIIVKPFLECTLEEWDELMDNNAKSAFLMTRLVLPEMLERGKGVLIFTSTTGVRAATHLEALYCASKSAMHQMARALAVEYRDQGIRANLICPSFVRTHHGEHEIEQLRSYGVFASENDVNAMQGRICEPEEVAEVALFLASDASSFVNGAEIFVDNTFTAV
- a CDS encoding carbohydrate ABC transporter permease encodes the protein MTDMSSSIRMRASTRIYLYVSLTLIAAIVLIPLLTTALGGFKTLGDLRTNPFGLPTEWQWANYTDILFGERYWLQIGNSLIIAALTVLLTLIVSSMAAFAFAHVRFFGSSFLLNYFLLGLMFPAATAILPLFIRIRDLGLLNTYWGVVLPQVAFGLGMSILLFRNYFRNLPEELFQAAFVDGCGYLRFFWHISLPLSRPIVATVSIISFVGSWNSYILPLIMLNSESKYPWPLGIMVYRGEYGTEWQLVLAFITLTILPTIIVFFVAQRHIIAGLTAGAVKS
- a CDS encoding carbohydrate ABC transporter permease, giving the protein MANISVPSITTAARPARRAANSRSSVAHDRLAVLLLFLPPALLLFTLFVIMPMGEAAWYSLYKWNGYGTPTEFIALRNFQVLFRNAAFTQALVNNGLIIVISICIQVPLAIWLATMLAHRIPGVVGYRLIFFLPYVLADVAAGLIWRFVYDGDYGLFAAVSNFFGFANPYVLADKDVAIYAVLGVIVWKYFGFHMMLFIAGLQSVDKSVLEAAEIDGATGWQKFRYVTLPLLGSTLRLSIFFAVVGSLQLFDMIMPLTGGGPSNSTQTMVTFLYTYGVMRMQVGLGSAVGVVLFIICVTLAFGYKRIFMRHD